The Lysobacter oculi genomic sequence CCCCGCTCGACCCGAGCTATCCCAAGCTCGGCGGCCAGTACGCCGACTACCTGGAGCACTCGCTGCAGGGCTACCGCGACGGCATGCGCGACCACGCGATCATGGGTCCGCAGGCCAAGGAGCTGACCGACCAGCAGATCTCCGACCTGTCCGCGTACTTCGCCAGCCAGCCGGGCCAGCTGCGCGACCTCTCGCACATGTAAGCGAGGCGTCCGCCGCCGATACCGAAAGGCCCGCGCAAGCGGGCCTTTTTGCTGGTCGATGCCGGATGTGGCTTCGGGCCGCGACAATGCGGGGCTCAGGGATCGGTGGCCGGCTTGGCTTCTTCTTCCTTCGCCGCGGGCGGCGTGCCCGAAGCGGCCGGCGGCGGCGAAGTCAGGTCGCCCTGGTTTTCGATCAGATGCGGCTTGAACGGCACCGCCGGCGGCGGGCGCGCGACAGCCGGCTGGTCGTGGACGCCTTCCTTGCCGGCGATCGGTCCGCAGCCACCGCCCACGGCCAGCAGCGAGACCACGCAGCGGATCTTGACCTTGCCGCCCGGCAGCGGGATGTCGATCGTCTTGACGCCCTTGCGCACCCATTCCTGCAGCAGCGTTTCCGGCGGCCGCCAGATGCCGTCGAACATCGTCCCGCGATAGCCCAGCGAAGGCCGCTTCAACCACGTGCCTTCCTTGTAGGGATCGGGGAAGTGCGGCTTGAAACTGTCGTCGGCCAGGCGCGGACTGCCATCCGGATTGAACAGGCCGGAACCGCCCTGCCCGCCCTGACCGCGCGGATTGCCGCGATCGCCGCCGGTCGCGGCACCGGCACGGTTGCTGTTGCCCGCGCCCCAGTCGTCATCGCGGCGCGGCGAAGGCCAGCCACCCTGCGCGGTGCGTTGCGCCGGCCCGACGCCGCTGCCAGCCGCATTCTGGCCGGGCTTCGGCGACTGCCCGCTCGCGCCCGGCAAACCCGGCGTCGCCGTACTCGGGGTCCGCGATGCCCCGCCGTTCGCCGCCTGCGCGCTGGACGCCGCCGCATCGCCATCGCCCTGTTTCGTCGGCAAGGCACTGCCGGCGTCCACCTGCGGCACGCTCAACGCCGCCCCCGACGCACGCGCCCGCACATCGCGGATCCGCACCTGCGGCGCGGGCTCGGGCGGCGTGGTCAGTTCGCGCTCGGCGGGCTGCAGCACCGGCACCTGCACCACCTGCGGGCGCGTCGGCACGGCCATCGGCCGCACTTCCGGCAGGGCTTCGGGGATCTCGGATTCACTCGGCACCGCCACCGTCCGCAGCGGCACCGTGGCCGGCAGCTTGATCGCCACCTCGCGCGTCGGCGGCAGCTGGAAATCGCTCTGCTCGGGCACCTTGTTCTCGCTGACCTGCAAGGGCTGGTCGGCTTCCACCGGCATGGCGGGCGCCGCGGGCGACGGCGCGGATGCGGCGGGGTTGGAGGTCGATGCGGAGGCCGATGCCGCTTGGCTGGCCTGCGCCGCCGCGGCCGAGGCCGGCTGCACATCGCCCTGCGCCGGCTCGCCACCGCCGCCAGGCATCTCCGGCGTGCCGAAGCCGGTGATCTGGATGCGGACGGTCTCCTCCTCCGGCGCCTGCGCGGCGAGGAAGCGCAGGTACATCAGCCAGACCAGCAGCGCCGCGAACAGGAAATTGAGCAGGAAGCTCGCCGTCAGCGCACCGTAATGCAGGCCGCGCGGCTCCTTGCCCTCATCGCCCCAGCCCTGCTTGAACAGCGCGAGGAACTGCGCCCAGCGGCTGGCGGGCGCCGATGCACGGGGCGGCTCGCGCAACGGACGCGCGGCCATCTGACCGACCAATACTTCAACTTCAGGACTCTGCGCGGCCTGCAGCCGGCTGTCATCGGCCAGCCAACGGCTCCAGGCTTCGGAATGCCCCAGCGTGGCGGGGCGGATAGACAAACCGCGGCGGCGTGAGGAAAGCAGCGCCAGCAGTTCCTCGCGCGTGGCCATCGGCGTTGGGGCTCAGGCCTGTCCGCGCGGGACGTAAGGCGCGTCGCCACTGGTGTGGTCGGTGGCGTCGCGCACGGCGGTCACCCCCGGCACCTTCTCCAGCAGCGTCTTCTCGATGCCCTGCTTGAGCGTGACATCGGCCATGCCGCAACCGTGGCAACCGCCGCCGAAGCGCAGCACCACGACGCCATCGGCCGTCACTTCCTCCACCTTCACGCTGCCGCGGTGCATCGCCAGCTGCGGATTGATCTCCTGCTCGACGATCCACATCACGCGCTCGACCAGCGAGGCGTCATCCTTCGGCACCACACCCTTGATGCGCGGCGCGCGGATCTGCAACTGGCCACCGGTGGCCTTGTGTTCGTAGTCGATGCTGGCGCCGTCCAGCACGCCGGCACTGGCCGCATCCACCCACAGGGTGAAGCCCTGGCAGTCCACCGCCCATTCGTCGCCCTTCAGGTCATCGGGGCCGGCAAACTCCAGGCGCACGTCGGCACGCGGCGTGCCGGCATGCAGCGCGGACAGGCGCACGCCGAGACCGGGCATCGATTCCCGTTCGATCAGCTTGCGGAAGTGGGCCTGGGCGGATTCGGTGATGTCGATCATGCGGGTATTCTATCGGCCGATCCGTGACTGCGGCCCGACGCTGCCACCTTGGAGTTCACATGAACGATTTGGTTCCCCTCGCCGATGCCCACTGCAGCCCGAAGCGCGGGCAGGAACACCGGCTCACCGACGCCAGCATCCGCGAATTGATGGCACAGGTCAGCGGCTGGGAACTGGTCGAAGACGGCCAGGCGCTCTCACGCACGTTCCGTTTCGACGACTACTACCGGACAATGTCCTTCGTGAACGCGCTGGCGCACATGGCCAACCGCGAGGACCATCATCCCGACCTCTCCGTCCACTACGACCGTTGCGTTGTGCGGTACGCCACCCACGACGTCGGCGGCCTGAGCGAGAACGATTTCATCTGCGCGGCCAAGGCTGGCAAGCTCGCGGAATGATCGGGATGTCGCTTCGCCGGACCCTGCTCGCATCGGCGGTGTTCTCGCTGAGCCTGTCGGTCCACGCAGCGCCACCCCAACCCACGCCGCCGCCGCTGCCGGCACCGCCTGCTGCGGAGATGCCGCTTCCGAAGGTGATTTCCCGCGTCGATCCGATCTACCCGCCGCAGGCCATCTGCCTCGGCACCGGCGGCACCACCAAGGTGCTGGTGAACATTAATGCCCAAGGCACGGTGGATTCCGCATCGGTGGCGTATTCCAGCGGCAACCGTGCACTGGACCGCGCGGCCGTCACGGCGATCAGGCAGTGGACGTTCGAAAGCCCCGGCGCCATGTTTTCCGGCTATGTGGATGTGAACTTCGAAGCGGACGGCGGCCCCCTCGACGACTGCCTGCAGGTCGCGACCTTCGGTGGCCTGGTCGGTGAAACCCCCGGCTACGAGCCCGGCAGCCTGGAAGTGCTTGTACACCTGCTACCCTCGGATGCCGGCACGTTCCAGTTCGTCATCCTCGACACCACCGGCGCCACGCTCGAAACGCAGACGCTCGCGGCGGAACAGGTGCCGGGCATGGTGCGGTTCAAGGGGCTCAAGGCCGGCGAACACATCCTGTCGATCCGCGCAGATGGCGTGGAGCTCAGGCACTCGACGTTCACCGTGCTCGACAACGGCAGCGTGATGACGCCGCCGCCGACACCGCCCGCCGAAGATTGACCCGACGGCGCGGCCATGCCGATCCACGTCACGCGTGGACCGGCGGCTTGTGACAGGAAACCCGTCGCGGCTCAGGCGCCCGGCTTGACCAGCCGGTAGCCTTCGATGGCCTGCTCTTCGTCTTCGCCACGCGGCACCCAGACCCAGTCGCCGCCCTTCTTCAGCGTGTTGCCGCCAAACCGGCGGCCTTCAAGCACGGCGGGCCCGAGCTTGGGCGCCTTCGCCCATGCGGCGCGGCCTTCCTCGGAGAAGTTGTAGACCAGCATGTCCACGGTCTGGCCGGTGGCTTCATCCAGCAATGCGGACAGGCTTTCGCTGCCCATCGACTCCCAGACCTTCAGGTTCTCGTCCGGGGAGCCCTTGACCGGCAGCACCAGGTAAAAGAAGTAGTCACCTTCGAAATAATTGTTGTTGTCCAGCTTGCCGCGCTTGTCCAGGCGGCGCTCGGCCAACACCGTGTGCAGGCCGACATTGAGCCGCGCGTTGCCGTCGCTGAGTTCCCATTCCGGGGTGATCTGCATGGCGCGCGGCAGGCGCTCGCGCATGCTCGCCTCAAGCTCCGGCCAGCTGCCGCTGTGGAAGCTCGGCGTGGTGGCCAGCCCGCTGTTCGGCAGCTTGGCGGGCAGGGCCGCTTCCACCTTGGCATTGAACGGGTAGCTGCCGATCAACGCCTTCAGGCGCGCCAGCTGCGGCGGCGAAGGCTGCCTGTCCGGCTCTTCGTAATCGGCACCGATGAACTAGCCCGCCGGCACCTGCTGGATTTCCACCGGCAGATCGGCGGCGATCGGCATCATGTAATCCGGGTCCGGCCCCTTGTCCCTGGCCACGGACACCTGCGACGCAGCCCCTGCCACCAGCACGATGGCGGCCATCAGCATTCGTTTCATTGCGCTTCCTTGGCTATGCCGCTCCCCAGCGGCGCGGGGCAATCTAGCACGCCGATGACGCTGTGGAACGCGCGCCGCGACCGGCCTCAGCCCAGCCGGTCCAACACGCCGCGCAGGTCGGGTGGCAGCGGCGCATCGAGCACGTAATCGGCACGGCCATCGTCCAGCGCGAAGCGCAGCGAAGCCGCGTGCAGGAACAACCGCTTCAGCCCGGCCTGGTCGCGCAGGCGCTTGTTGGCCTCGGGGTCGCCGTACTTGTCGTCGCCCGCCACCGCATGACCGATGTGCTGCGCATGCACGCGGATCTGGTGGGTGCGCCCGGTCTCGATGCGCACCTCGCAATAGCTCTGGCCGCCGCGCCGTTCCAACACCCGGAAATGGCTGGTCGATGGCTTGCCGTTGGCGTGCACGGTCACGTGGCGCTCGCCGCCCTGGCGCAACCCGACGTAGAGCGGCGCATCGACCGACATCATCCCGTCCGGCATCCGGCCGGTCAGCAGCGTGAGATAGCGCTTGTCGATGCCGGCGCCGTGGTCCTCACGCAACAGGGCCTGCAGCTCGCGCAGGGCCGAGCGCTTCTTCGCCACCACCAGCAGGCCCGAGGTATCCCGGTCCAGCCGGTGCACCAGCTCCAGCGACTGCCCCGGTCGCAACGCCCGCAGCGACTCGATGGCGCCATGGCTGATGCCGCTGCCGCCGTGGCTGGCCAGCCCGGTCGGCTTGTTCAGCGCCAGCAGCCGCGCATCCTCAAAGACGATGGCCGATTCCAGCGCCGCCAGCAGCGACTTCGGCGGCGGCGCGCTGTCGCCTTCTTCCGCGATGCGGACCGGCGGGATGCGGACCTCGTCGCCCCCGGCGAGCTTGCGCTCCGGCTTCGCCCTGCCCCCGTTCACCCGCACCTGGCCGCTGCGCACGATCTTGTAGACCAGCGAGCGCGGCGCCCCCTTCAGCTGCCCCAGCAGGAAGTTGTCCAGACGCTGGCCTTCCCGGTCTTCCGGGACGCGGACGGTACGGGCAGTCGGACGGTCTGGGGCGGGTTCTGACATGAATATATGAATGGATGAGGCGGCGTGCGGCCGCCAGCATGACGGTTTTCCGCCCGGGCGTCTGCCATGGCAGGGCGCCAACTCTTTATCTGTTACACTCGGCCCGCGAAGCAAGCTACTGATTCCTGCAGGATTTTCAGGCCGAAAGCCGGGGTCCGCGGAGTGCCGACGAAGCGCAGCCACTGCCCACGGGGCAGCCACGCCAGCGGACCGACGACAGTGGAACAGGTCGCACGCCACCCCCGGGAGGCGTGAAAGGAAAACACGTCCCGCCGCCCGCGATGTATCTGCTGGCGACGGCCCAAGGAAAAGTGCAAGAGAGCGCTCCCGCGGCCCGCCGTGGTGTTGCAGCGCTGGAAAACTTCAGGCGAAGGCCCGCGCCATGCGCGGCCTGCGCCCAGCGGTGACCAGAGGCGAAACGCCCGGCGTTCCGCGTGCCAGCCCATGAAGGGTGCGAGCGCGCAAGGAACGAACAATGAAGCGCATGCTGATCAACGCGACGCAGGCGGAAGAACTCCGCGTCGCAATCGTCGATGGACAGAACCTCTACGACATCGACATCGAGCAACCCTCGAAAGAAAACAAGAAATCCAACATCTACAAGGGCAAGATCACCCGTCTTGAACCCTCGCTCGAAGCCGCCTTCGTCGACTACGGCGCCGAGCGCCACGGCTTCCTTCCGCTGAAGGAAATCTCCCGCGACTACTTCCAGTCAGGCGTTGACCACAACAAGGCCAACATCAAGGAACTCCTGCGCGAAGGCCAGGAAGTCGTGGTGCAGGTGGACAAGGAGGAGCGCGGCAACAAGGGCGCCGCCCTGACCACGTTCATCTCGCTGGCCGGCCGCTACATGGTGCTGATGCCGAACTCCCCGACCGCCGGCGGTGTCTCCCGCCGCATCGAGGGCGAGGACCGCGCCGAACTCAAGCGCGCGATGGACGCGCTGGCGATCCCCGACGACATGGGCGTGATCATCCGCACCGCCGGCGTGGGCCGCGATGCCGAGGAACTGCAGTGGGACCTGGACTACCTGCTGAGCGTGTGGAAGGCGATCGCCGAAGCCGCGCTGTCCAAGCCCGCCCCCTTCCTGATCTACCAGGAGTCGCGCCTGATCATCCGCGCGCTGCGTGACTACATGCGCGCCGACATCGGCGAGATCCTGGTCGACACGCCGGAGATGTACGAGGAGGCGAAGGAATTCGTCGCCCAAGTGATGCCGCACAACCTGCGCAAGCTCAAGCACTACACGGACGACACCCCGCTCTTCAACCGCTTCCAGATCGAGTCGCAGATCGAGTCGATCTATGAGCGCGAGGTCCGCCTGCCCTCCGGCGGCGCGCTGGTCATCGACCAGACCGAAGCGCTGACCGCCATCGACGTCAACTCCGCGCGCGCCACCCGCGGCGGCGACATCGAGGAAACCGCCTTCAACACCAACGTCGAGGCGGCGGAGGAAGTCGCCCGCCAGCTGCGCCTGCGCGACCTGGGCGGCTTGGTGGTGATCGACTTCATCGACATGTCGTCGAACAAGCACCAGCGCGAAGTCGAGAACAAGCTGCAGAACGCGCTCAAATACGACCGCGCCCGCGTGCAGATCGGCCGCATCTCGCGCTTCGGCCTGATGGAGATGTCGCGCCAGCGCCTGCGTCCGTCGCTGGGCGAGAACAGCCAGATCGTCTGCCCGCGCTGCGAAGGCCATGGCCGCATGCGGGGCGTGGAATCGCTGTCGCTGTCCATCCTGCGCGTGGCCGAAGAGCACGCGATGAAGGACAACACCGGCCAGGTGCTGGTGCAGGCGCCGGTGGAGATCGCCAACTACCTGCTGAACGAGAAGCGCCGCGCGCTGGCCGAGATCGAACAGCGCCACGACGCGCCGGTGGTGATCGTCGCCGACGAGCAGCTGCAGACGCCGCATTACGAAGTCACCCGCATCCGCGAGAACGAACTGGGCGAAGAGACCTCGCGCCCCAGCTACCAGCGCGGCACCCCGCGCAAGCTGCCGACGCATGCGCTGACCAAAGCCCACCTCAACATCCCGGATGCGCCGGCGGTCCGCAACGTCAAGCCGGCCCAGCCCGCGCCGATCCGTGCCCCGCGCGAGGAAGCGCCGGCGCCCGCCCCGGCACCGGTCGCGCCCGCCCCGCAGTTCACCCAGCAGGCGGCGCGCCCGAAGGCCGGTTTCCTGTCGCGCGTCATGCAGTTCTTCACCGGTGATGCCGGCGAAGCCGCGCCCGCCCCGGCACGCGATGAGCGCAACGAATCGCGCGGTGGCCGCCCGCAGGACCGCCGCAACGGGCGTGATGGCCGCGACGGCCAGAACCGCCAGGGCCAGGGTCGCAACGAATCGCGCAACGACCGTGGCGGCAAGCCGCAGGGCAACAAGCCGCAGCAGCCGAAGGACGGTCGCGATGCGCAGCCCAAGCCGCAGGGCGAAGGCCGCCAGCGTCGCGAGCGCGGCGCTCAGCCGCAGGCCGGTGCCAATCCGGCGCAGGCCCCGAAGGACGCCATCGTCCAGAACGCCAATCCGCCGGTCAACGAGGCGAATGCCGCCAAGCCGGTGACCGAAGGCAACAAGGAACCGCGCGGCCGTGGTCGCAACCGTCGTGGCGGTCGCGGCAGCGAGGCAGGCGATGCAGCCGCCGTGGCCGGCACCGTGGCCGATGAAGCCTTGGTGGTCGATACCCCGGTCATCGCGTCACCCGATGCGGCGCAGGTCGCGGTGGATGCGGTGGAATCCGCACAGCGCGTGACGGCGGACGAGGCACAGGTCAGCGACGAATCGACCGACGCCAACGGCGATGCGGGCGATGCCAATGGCGAAGGCGCGCGTCGTCGTCGTGGCCGTCGTGGTGGCCGTCGCCGTCGTCGTGGCGCGGGTGGCGAAGGTGCCGCCGAAGGCCAGGATGCGCTCGACACGCTGGGCGGCGATGACGATGCCCCGCTATTCGCCGCGCAGAGCGACCAGCCGGAGTTCGACTTCGACGGCCCGGGCCCGGTGGTGACGCCGGCCGTGCGCGCGGAGGAAGCTGCCGCCGTGGCCGATGCACCGGCTGTTGAACCGGTCGCTGCCTCGAACATCGAGCCCACGCCCTCCCCGGCCGAAGTCGCCGTCGATGTCGTCGAGAAGTCGATGGCCGAAGTGGCCGCGCCTGTCGAACCGGCGGTCGAGGCGCCGTCTGCACCAGCCCCGACGATGCAGGGCAGCGGCCTGACCTCGATGGCTGCGCGTGGCGGTTCCGGCAATCCGCGTGCGGCCCTGCCGCTGTCGGCGGCCATCGCAGTCTCGCTGGCGGAAACCGCCTATCGCCCGGTGGCAGCCAAGCCGCAGGCGTCCAGCGATACGGCGCAGGCCCCGGCCATCGAAGCGCAGCCGTCGCAGGTGGAAGCCGTGGCCGAACCCGGCCTGGCCGTGGCCAGCGACGCACCGGCGCCCGGCATCGCCACGCCCGCCATTCAAGAAGCCGCGCCCGGCATGAGCATCGCCGATGCGCAGGGTCCGGATGGCGATGCGGCGGCCACGATGGCACCGCAGCAGGCCGATACCCTGGCCCAGGCGGCGGAAGCAGTCAGCGTGGAAGCCGAGGCGGAGACGGAAGCCAAGCGCGAAGCGCGCGACGGCCTCGCCTGATCAGCCAACCACGCGGAGTCAAACGCTCCGCGTGGTATCCGCCAATCCGTACTGGGTCGCCAGGCGGGCCAGTGCGATGGAGTCACGGACCTCGAGCTTCTCGAACAGCCGCGCCTTGTGCGTGTGGATGGTCTTGGGGCTCAGACTGAGCCGGCGCGCGATCTCGTCCTGGCGAACGCCCTGCACCAGCAGCATCGCAACCTCAAGCTCGCGCGGCGAGAGCTTCTCGAACGGCGAGCGGTCACGTGCCAGCGTGGACAGCGCCATGCTCTGCGCGATGGAATTGCCCAGATAGCGCTTGCCCCGCGCGACTTCGCGCACGGCGTGCACAAGCTCGGCGGCATCCCCGGCCTTGCCCATGTACCCCATCGCACCCGCATCCAGCAGGCGACGCGGCAACGGGCCGTCTTCCAGCACCGACACCACGACCACCTTGCTCACGCCGGTGCGGCTGATGCGCTCGGTGACTTCCAGGCCGCTGATGCCGGGCAGGTGCAGGTCGCAGAGGACGACGTCAGGCTTGAGCCGGCGGATCTGCGGAATCGCTTCCTCGCCGGTATCGGCCTCGCCGACCACCGAGATGTCGACCTCCTGCTCAAGGATCAGGCGCATGCCTGCGCGCACCAGCGCATGGTCATCCAGCAAATAGACGCGAATCGTCATGGCGGCATCCTGCTACCCAAGGGAATCCGGCAGCCTAGGTTGCCGAATACCCTGCAGCAAGTCAGGTCGCCGCCGCCGCATCCCTAGGAATATTCCTGCAGCGACGACGCGCGTCACGGTATGCAGGTTGACGGACAGCCTTCGTTGGCTGCCAGCAGCCTTCAGTAGCGTGGCGACTGGTGCCAGCGCCAGGCCGTGCCGATGATCTCATCCAGCGATGCATGCACCGGAGACCAGCCGAGTTCCGCCCGGGCACGTTCGCTGCTGGCCACCAGCGTCGCGGGGTCTCCTTCGCGACGCGGCGCGACTTCGAACGGTACTGCGCGACCCGCCACACGCGATGCGGCTTCGATCACCTCGCGCACCGAAAACCCCTGCCCGTTCCCCAGATTGAACGCATGGGCGCCTTCGTGTGCCTGCATGTAGGCCAATGCCCGTTCATGCGCCTGCGCCAGGTCATCGACATGCACGTAATCACGCACGCAGGTGCCATCGGGCGTGGGGTAGTCGGTGCCGAACAGTTTCAGCGCCGGGCCTGTGCCCAGCGCGGCACGCAGCGCATTGGGGATGAGATGGGTTTCGGGTTGATGGGATTCGCCGATGTCGCCTTCAGGGCTCGCACCGGCGGCATTGAAATAACGCAGCGCCACCGAGCGCAGGCTATACGCCGAAGCCGCATCCTGCAGCATCCGCTCCACCATCAGCTTGCTGGCGCCGTAGGGGTTGATCGGCGCCTTCGGATGGCCCTCGTCGATGCGTTCGCTCACCGGGTTGCCGAACACCGCCGCGGTGGACGAGAAAATCAGCTTCCCCACGCCGTGCCGCCGCATCGCCTGCAGCAGGTTGAGCGTGCCGGTGACGTTGTTGGCGTAGTAGTCGTAGGGCTGGGCGACCGATTCGCCGACCAGCGAACGCGCGCAGAAATGCATCACCGCGTCGAAGTGACGCCCGCTGAAGACGCGCTCCAGCGCTGTCGGATCCAGCAGGTCGGCCTCAACCAATTCGCCCCATCGCACCGCTTCGCGGTGACCGGTGGACAAGTTGTCCAGCACGGTCACCCGGTAGCCGCGCATCGCCAACCACTTCAGCATGTGGCTGCCGATGTATCCGGCGCCGCCGCACAGCAGGATGTCCATTCCGGCCCCTGTTTCCACGGTCGCGCTCAACCGCGCCCGTAGACGTCCTCGAAGCGGACGATGTCGTCCTCGCCCAGATAGCTGCCGGACTGCACTTCGATCAACTCGAGCGGCACCACGCCCGGATTCTCCAGTCGGTGCTTCACGCCCAGCGGAATGTAGGTGCTCTGGTTCTCGGACAGGATGATCGTCTCGTCGCCACGGGTGACGCGGCCTGTGCCGCTCACGACGATCCAGTGCTCGGCACGGTGATGGTGCATCTGCAGGCTGAGCTGCGCGCCCGGCTTGACCGTGATGCGCTTGACCTGGAAACGCTCGCCCATGTCGATGGAATCGTAATTGCCCCAGGGGCGATACACCTTGCGGTGCCAGGTGACCTCGTCACGCTCGCGCTTCTTCAGTGTGGCCACGATGTCCTTGACGTGCTGCACCTTGTCCTTGTGCGCCACCAGCACGGCATCGGCGGTGTCGACCACCACCACGTCCTCCAGGCCCAGCAGCGCCAGCAGCCGGCCATCGCCCCAGGCCAGCGTGTTGCGGCAATCCTGCGCCAGCACATCGCCGTGGTGCGCGTTGCCTTCGCCGTCCTGTTCCGCCACCTCCCAGAGGGCGGACCAGCTGCCGACATCGTTCCAGCCCACGTTGATGGGGAGGATGGCGGCCGCGGCAGTCTTCTCCATCACCGCGTAATCGATGGAATCCGAGGGCGAGGCCGCGAAGGCCCTCTTGTCGAGCCGCACGAAGTCCTCGTCGCGGCGGGCATTGGCCAGCGCATCGCGGCAGGCGGCGAGCATCGCCGGTTGATGCACTTCCAGCTCGCCCAGGAACGCCGAGGCGCGGAACAGGAACATGCCGCTGTTCCAGAAATAGTCGCCGGATTCGACATAGCTGCGCGCAGTCGCCGCGTCGGGCTTCTCCACGAACTGCAGCACCCGGCGCACGCCCTCGCCCGTCTCGGCACGCACGTAGCCGTAGCCGGTTTCCGGCCCGGTGGGCACGATGCCGAACGTCACCAGCGCGCCCCTCTCGGCGGCCGCCGCGGCGGCTGAGACCGCGGCGCGGAACGCCCCGGCATCCACGATCACATGGTCGGAAGGCAGCACCAGCAGCAGAGGGTCGCCTCCGCTGCGCATCGCCTCCATCGCCGCCACGGCAATGGCGGGCGCGGTGTTCCGCGCGGCCGGCTCGAGCAACACGGTGGCATCGCGGCAACCGGCCTCCCGCAACTGCTCGGCCACCATGAAGCGGTGCTCCTCGTTGGCCACCACGATGGGGGCCGCGGATGCCAGCTGTGCGATGCGCGCCCACGTGTCCTGCAGCATCGACCGCTCGCCCAAGAGGCCCAGGAATTGCTTGGGAAAGGCTTCGCGCGAGAGCGGCCACAGCCGCGTGCCCGAACCGCCCGACAGGATCACCGGAATCATGCGTTCAACCACTCCATCTACAAGGCGCACAGGTTAACCCCGGAACGGCGCAGGGATGCCCAAAGGGTCAAGCGTGTCAACGGTTGGACGGTCACGCAGCCGCAACCAGACAGGCTGATGTTGGCGGAGAGAGTGGGATTCGAACCCACGGAAGGTTTGACCCTTCGCCGGTTTTCAAGACCGGTGCCTTAAACCGCTCGGCCATCTCTCCATGCAGGCGACGAAGCGCGCCTATTCTGCCATGGGCGGCAATCCGGCTTCGTTGATGTGCATGGAGCGCATCACCTTGGGCACGGTATCGGCGAGGTGGTCGATGAACACGCGCACGGCCGGGAGCATGCCCCGGCGCGAGGCGAACACCGCGTGCACCATGCCCTGCGGCAGGTGCCATTCCGGCAGCACCACGCGCAGGTCGCCGTTGCGGACGTCTTCGGCGGAGACGATCTCCGGCAGCATGGTGATGCCCATGTCGCTCATCGCTAGGCGGCGCAGCATCGGGAAATCGAAGGCGACGACCCGCGGCTTCAGCTCCACGACCTGTACGTCCCCGTCGGGCCCATGCAGTTCCCAACGCTGCCGCGATTCGTCCTCGTTGACCATCAATACGGTGTGCGCCTTGAGGTCTTCCGGTTCGCGCGGCGTGCCGTGGCGCTCCAGGTAGCCCGGGCTGGCCAGCAGCAGTTCGCGCGACTCACCGAAGCCGCGCAGCACCAGATTGGTGTCTTCGTCCAGCCGCGCACGCACGCGCAGCGCGACATCGAAACCCTCGTTGATGAGGTCGATGCGGCGGTTGCTCACATGCACCTGCACGCGTACTTCCGGATAGCGTTCCAGGAATTCCGGCAGCACGCGCGGCAGCACTTCCTGCGCCAGCGTGACCGGCACGCTCACCCGCACCAGCCCGCGCGGCACGGCGGACAGCCGCTCGACCACGTCACGCGCGGCCTGCGCCGAGGTCAGCATCGCCTGCGCATGCCGGTACACGCTCTGACCGACGTCGGTCACCGCGAAGCGGCGCGTCGAGCGCTGCAGCAGCCGGACGCCCAGATCGGCCTCCAGCTGCGAGATACGCCGCGACAGCCGCGACTTCGGAATACCCAACGCGCGTTCCGCCGCGGCGTAACCGCCGTGGTCGACAACTGCCGCGAAGTAATAGAGATCGTTGAGATCGTGCATCGCCCCCCCTGTAGAGCTTCAGTCGATCCGGTCGGCACCACCCATGTAACTGCGCAAGGCCTGCGGCACGGTGATGCTGCCGTCGGCGTCCTG encodes the following:
- a CDS encoding NfuA family Fe-S biogenesis protein, coding for MIDITESAQAHFRKLIERESMPGLGVRLSALHAGTPRADVRLEFAGPDDLKGDEWAVDCQGFTLWVDAASAGVLDGASIDYEHKATGGQLQIRAPRIKGVVPKDDASLVERVMWIVEQEINPQLAMHRGSVKVEEVTADGVVVLRFGGGCHGCGMADVTLKQGIEKTLLEKVPGVTAVRDATDHTSGDAPYVPRGQA
- a CDS encoding 4a-hydroxytetrahydrobiopterin dehydratase, with translation MNDLVPLADAHCSPKRGQEHRLTDASIRELMAQVSGWELVEDGQALSRTFRFDDYYRTMSFVNALAHMANREDHHPDLSVHYDRCVVRYATHDVGGLSENDFICAAKAGKLAE
- a CDS encoding energy transducer TonB — translated: MSLRRTLLASAVFSLSLSVHAAPPQPTPPPLPAPPAAEMPLPKVISRVDPIYPPQAICLGTGGTTKVLVNINAQGTVDSASVAYSSGNRALDRAAVTAIRQWTFESPGAMFSGYVDVNFEADGGPLDDCLQVATFGGLVGETPGYEPGSLEVLVHLLPSDAGTFQFVILDTTGATLETQTLAAEQVPGMVRFKGLKAGEHILSIRADGVELRHSTFTVLDNGSVMTPPPTPPAED
- a CDS encoding RluA family pseudouridine synthase, coding for MSEPAPDRPTARTVRVPEDREGQRLDNFLLGQLKGAPRSLVYKIVRSGQVRVNGGRAKPERKLAGGDEVRIPPVRIAEEGDSAPPPKSLLAALESAIVFEDARLLALNKPTGLASHGGSGISHGAIESLRALRPGQSLELVHRLDRDTSGLLVVAKKRSALRELQALLREDHGAGIDKRYLTLLTGRMPDGMMSVDAPLYVGLRQGGERHVTVHANGKPSTSHFRVLERRGGQSYCEVRIETGRTHQIRVHAQHIGHAVAGDDKYGDPEANKRLRDQAGLKRLFLHAASLRFALDDGRADYVLDAPLPPDLRGVLDRLG
- a CDS encoding response regulator, with amino-acid sequence MTIRVYLLDDHALVRAGMRLILEQEVDISVVGEADTGEEAIPQIRRLKPDVVLCDLHLPGISGLEVTERISRTGVSKVVVVSVLEDGPLPRRLLDAGAMGYMGKAGDAAELVHAVREVARGKRYLGNSIAQSMALSTLARDRSPFEKLSPRELEVAMLLVQGVRQDEIARRLSLSPKTIHTHKARLFEKLEVRDSIALARLATQYGLADTTRSV
- the galE gene encoding UDP-glucose 4-epimerase GalE, which encodes MDILLCGGAGYIGSHMLKWLAMRGYRVTVLDNLSTGHREAVRWGELVEADLLDPTALERVFSGRHFDAVMHFCARSLVGESVAQPYDYYANNVTGTLNLLQAMRRHGVGKLIFSSTAAVFGNPVSERIDEGHPKAPINPYGASKLMVERMLQDAASAYSLRSVALRYFNAAGASPEGDIGESHQPETHLIPNALRAALGTGPALKLFGTDYPTPDGTCVRDYVHVDDLAQAHERALAYMQAHEGAHAFNLGNGQGFSVREVIEAASRVAGRAVPFEVAPRREGDPATLVASSERARAELGWSPVHASLDEIIGTAWRWHQSPRY
- a CDS encoding mannose-1-phosphate guanylyltransferase/mannose-6-phosphate isomerase, whose product is MIPVILSGGSGTRLWPLSREAFPKQFLGLLGERSMLQDTWARIAQLASAAPIVVANEEHRFMVAEQLREAGCRDATVLLEPAARNTAPAIAVAAMEAMRSGGDPLLLVLPSDHVIVDAGAFRAAVSAAAAAAERGALVTFGIVPTGPETGYGYVRAETGEGVRRVLQFVEKPDAATARSYVESGDYFWNSGMFLFRASAFLGELEVHQPAMLAACRDALANARRDEDFVRLDKRAFAASPSDSIDYAVMEKTAAAAILPINVGWNDVGSWSALWEVAEQDGEGNAHHGDVLAQDCRNTLAWGDGRLLALLGLEDVVVVDTADAVLVAHKDKVQHVKDIVATLKKRERDEVTWHRKVYRPWGNYDSIDMGERFQVKRITVKPGAQLSLQMHHHRAEHWIVVSGTGRVTRGDETIILSENQSTYIPLGVKHRLENPGVVPLELIEVQSGSYLGEDDIVRFEDVYGRG